The sequence GACACGCGCCCCGAGGACGTGCGCAACCACTTCCGCAGCCGCATCCAGGGCCTCTACGCGCTGGAGGAGGCGCTAGCGGGCCGCGCGCTGGACTTCGTTCATCTCGCCTCGTCGCTGGCGGCGGTGCTGGGCGGACTGGGGCTGGCCTCGTACACGGCGGCCACGGGCTTCATGGATGCCTTCGCCGCGAAGCACACGCAGGAGTCCCCGGTGCCGTGGACGAGCGTGGGCTGGGACGCGTGGCGCTTCGAGGAGGGCTCGGCCTCTCCGCTGGCCTCGGCCACGCCGTTCGGCGCGCTGGCCATCTCCGCGGACGAGGGCGCGCAGGCCTTCGAGCACCTGCTCGCGCTGGGCCCGGTGGGCCACGTGGCGGTGTCCACCAGCTCCCTCTCCGCCCGCGCCGCTCGCTGGACGCGGCCGGAGCAGGAGCAGAAGGCGGAGAAGGCCCAGGGCGCGCTGGTGCAGCAGGACGCCGGGGCCGAGGACCGCACCCCGCGTCCCACGCTGCAGAACCCGTACGTGGCGCCGCGCGACGAGCTGGAGGAGTCGATTGCGCGCCTGTGGGAGGGCACGCTGGGCATCGCCCAGGTGGGCGTGCACGACAGCTTCTTCGAGCTGGGTGGCAACTCGCTGGTGGGCGTGAAGCTCATCGCTCGCGTGCGCGAGAAGTTCGGCGTCTCCATCCCGGCCGTCGCCCTCTACGAGGGCCCGACGGTGCACGCGCTGGCGAAGCTCATCAAGGCCGCCACCGTGCCGCCCGACGCGGCGCCCTCCGAGGAAGAGGACTCCAACATGGACCGGGGCGCGCGCCGCCGCGCCCGCCGCGCCCGCCGGAGTGAGTCCTCCGAGGATGCATCCGAAGACGAGACCTGAGCCGTAGCAACCCGACGGACCCTCTTTCCGAAAAGTCAGTACCCATGCCTACCGACATCGCCGCCGACGAGCAGGACATCGCCATCATCGGCATGACGGGGCGCTTCCCCGGAGCGCCCGACCTCGACGCCTTCTGGCAGAACCTGCGCAACGGCGTGGAGTCCATCCGCGCCGTACCGGACGCGGAGCTGGAAGCGCTGGGCGTGGACGCGTCCCTGCGCAAGGACGCGTCGTGGGTGAAGGCGTCCGCAGCGCTGGAGGGCATGGAGCTCTTCGACGCGGGCTTCTTCGGCTACACGCCCCGCGAGGCGGAGCTGATGGACCCGCAGCACCGCGTCTTCCTGGAGTGCTGCTGGGAGGCGCTGGAGCGCGCGGGCTACGCGCCGGAGGGCTACAAGGGCGCCATCGGCGTCTTCGGCGGCGCGCCGACGAACACGTACCTCTTGCACAACCTGGTGCCCAACGCGGACCAACTCAGCATGCTGGACCAGGTGCAAATCGACGTCGCCAACGGCGCCGACTTCCTGAACACCCGCGTCGCGTACAAGTTCAACCTGCGCGGGCCCAGCTACTCCATCTCCAGCGCATGCTCCACGTCACTGGTGGCCACGCACGTCGCCGTGCAGAGCCTCCTCAATGAGGAGTGTGACATCGCCCTGGCCGGCGGCGTGTCCGTGCACGTGAAGCACCCCGAGGGCTACCGCTACCTGCCCGGCGGAATCGTCTCTCCGGACGGGCACTGCCGTGCCTTCGACGCGAAGGCGGACGGCACCGTGTTCGGCAGCGGCGCGGGCGTGGTGGTGCTCAAGCGGCTGAAGGATGCGCTGGAGGATGGCGACTTCATCCACGCCGTCATCAAGGGCAGTGCCATCAACAACGACGGCTCGGTGAAGGTGGGCTACACCGCGCCGAGCGTCGAGGGGCAAGCCGCCGTCATCAGCGAGGCCCTGGGCGCCGCGGGCGTGGAGCCGGAGAGCATCGGCTACGTGGAGGCGCACGGCACGGGCACGAAGATGGGCGACCCCATCGAGGTGCGCGCGCTCACCAAGGCCTTCCGTCCCCGCAAGGCCGCCGCGTCTCCGGTGGCTACAGCCACACGCAAGATTCCCATCGGCTCGGTGAAGTCGAACATCGGTCACCTCGCGAATGCGGCCGGCGTGTCCAGCCTCATCAAGGCGGTGATGTCACTGGAGCACCGCGAGTTGGTGCCCAGCCTCCACGTCGAGCAGCCCAGCCCGGAAATCGACTTCGACAACACGCCCTTCTACGTCAACGCGAAGCTGGAGCCGTGGCCCGCGAACCCCAAGCATCCGCGCCGCGCGGGTGTCAGCTCGTTCGGCGTGGGCGGCACCAACGCGCACGTCGTCATCCAGGAAGCCCCTGCCCTGCCTCCTTCCGGCCCGTCGCGGAAGGCGCAGGTGCTGATGCTGTCGGCCCGCTCGGCCACCGCGCTGGATGCGGCGACGCAGCGGCTGGTAAAGCACCTGCGCGCGCATCCCGAGCAGTCGCTCGCGGACGTGGCGTACACGCTCCAGGTGGGTCGCCAGCCCATGTCACACCGCCGCGTGCTGGTGTGCACGGACCGCGACGACGCGCTCACGGCGCTCGAAGCGGAGGGCACGCCGCGCTGCCTGACGGACGCACCGCAGGTGCAGGACCGGCCGGTGGCGTTCCTTTTCCCCGGCCAGGGCTCGCAGTACGTGGGCATGGCGCGCGGGCTGTATGACGCGGAGCCCGTGTTCCGCGAGCACCTGGACACCTGCGCGACGCACCTGCTCCCGCACCTGGGGCTCGACTTGCGCACGCTGCTGTACCCGGACGCGGCGGGCGTCGAGGAGGCGGCGAAGAAGCTGGGCCAGACGGCCTTCACGCAGCCCGCGCTGTTCGCGGTGGAGTACGCGCTCGCGCGGCTGTGGATGTCCTGGGGCGTGAAGCCGCAGGCCATGCTGGGGCACAGCGTGGGCGAGTACGTCGCCGCGTGCCTCGCCGGTGTCTTCGAATTGAAGGACGCGCTCGCGCTGGTGGCGAAGCGCGGACAGCTCATGCAGTCGCTGCCCGCGGGCTCCATGCTGAGCGTGCAGCTCCCCGAGGACGAGCTGCGCCCGCACCTCACGCCGGAGCTGTCGCTGGCCGCCGTCAACGGGCCGCGCCTCACGGTGGTGGCGGGTCCTTCCGAGTCCATCGCCGCGCTCCAGGCGAAGCTGGAGCCCATGGGCATCGGCGTGTCGAAGCTGCACACGTCGCACGCGTTCCACTCGGCGATGATGGACCCCATCCTCCCGGCCTTCACGGAGGCGGTGCGCGCGGTGAAGCGCAACCCGCCGAAGCTCCAGTTCCTGTCCAACGTGACGGGCGCGTGGATTGAGCCCGCGCAGGCCACGGACCCGGCGTACTGGGCACAGCACCTGCGGCAGGCGGTGCGCTTCGACGCGGGCCTGCGCGTGCTCGCGCAGAAGCCGCAGCTCGCGCTGCTGGAGGTGGGCCCGGGCACGACGCTGACCTCGCTCGCGAGGCAGCAGCCCGGCGCCGAGACGCGAGTGGCCCTCGCCTGCACGCGGCACCCGCGCGAGACGAACGCCGACGACGTGACGGTGCTCGTCACCGCGCTGGGCAAGCTGTGGCTCAACGGCGTCCACCCGGACTGGGCGGGCTTCACGAAGAAGGAGCAGCGCCGCCGGCTGCCGCTGCCCACCTACCCCTTCGAGCGGCAGCGCTACTGGATTGATGCGCGTCCCGGCACCGGCCTGAATGCCGCGCGTCCGGCTGCTTCGACGGCCACCACCGCTTCGCCCGAGAAGAAGACCGACGCGTCCGACTGGTACTACGTGCCCTCGTGGAAGCGCGCGCCGCTGCCGCGCACGGCGGAGGCCGCTGGCCCCGCGACGGGCGTGCGGAGCTGGCTGGTGTTCGCGGATGCCTCGGGCGTCGGGGACGCGCTCGTCGACAGGCTGACGCGCGCGGGCCATGCCGTGGCGCGCGTCGTTCCCGGCACGGGCTTCGCACACCTGAACGACGGCAGCTTCACGGTGGACCCGAAGCGGCGCGAGGACTACGTCGCGTTGCTGGACGCGCTCGCCCAACAGGGCCATGCCGTCGGCGGTGTCGTGCACCTCTGGGGCATCCACGCGGCCAACGTGCTGCGCGAGGTGGTGCTGGACACGGGCCTGCACAGCCTCCTGTCGCTCGCGCAGGCCACGGGCGCAAAGGGCCAGACGGAGCCGCAGCCGTGGTTCGTGGTGGCCAGCGGCGCCACCAACGTGGAGCGCGCGGACACGCTGGTGCCCGAATTGGCGGCGATGCTCGGCCCCTGCCGGGTGATTCCGCAGGAGTACCCGCACCTCACCTGCCGGTTGGTGGACGTGACTGCTCCGGGCCGGAGCAAGGACGCCGCCACCCTCGCGGACCAGCTGCTGTCGGAGCTTTTCAGGGGCGCGGCCGAGCCGGTAGTGGCCTGGCGCGGGCGTCAGCGCTGGGTGCAGACCTTCGAGCCGGTGCGCCTGCACGAGGACGCCGCGTCCAGCCAGCCGCTGCGGATTCAGGGCACGTACCTCATCACCGACGGCCTGGAGGGCCCGGGCCACGTGCTGGCCCTGGACCTCGCGAAGTCCTTCCAGGCGCGCCTCGCGCTGGTGGAGGGCCCGGGCTTCCCCGCTCGCGAGGAGTGGGCACAGTGGCTCGCCACGCACGAGCCGACGGATGCCACGCGCCGCAAGGTGGAGGCCGCGCAGGCGCTGGAGTCCGCCGGAGCCACGGTGCTGGTGGTTGGCGTGGACGCGACGGACGCGGCCCAGCTCCAGGGCGCGGTGGCTCGCACCACCGAGCGCTTCGGCCGCATCGACGGCGTCATCCACGCGGCGAGCGGGCTGCGCGGCGCCATGTTCGGCACCATCCAGGACCTCGGCCCCGAGCAGCGCGCCGCGCACTTCGAGCCCGGCGTGAATGGCCTCCGGGCCCTGGCCGCCGCGCTGCCTTCGGACGGACTCGACTTCGTGCTGCTGATGTCGTCGCTGTCCTCGGTGCTGGGAGGCCTGGGACAGGTGGCGAACGCGGCGGCCAGCGCCTTCATGGACGCCTTCGCGGAGGCCCGCACCGACACGGGCACCGTGCCCTGGCACAGCGTGGGCTGGGATGCGTGGAAGCTGGACGAGTCCGCCGCGCTGGGGGCGCTCGCGAAGTTCGCGCTCACGCCCGCCGAGGGCGTGGACGCCACGCGCCGCATCCTCGCTGGCACGTCGGGCGGGCCCATCGCCGTGTGTACGGCGGACCTCGCGTCGCGGCGCCGGCAGTCGGCGCGGTCCTCTTCGCAGACGCAGGCCTCCGCCACGCCCGGTGGACGCAAGGCGCACCCGCGCCCCGCGCTGTCCACGGCGTACGTGGCGCCGCGAAATGATTTGGAGCGCACACTCGCCACGGTGCTCCAGGGCGTACTGGGCATCGACCCGTTGGGCATCGACGACAACTTCTTCGAGCTGGGCGCGGACTCGCTCCTCGCGGTGCAGGCCTCCGCCCAGCTCCGGCAGGCCCTCCAGGTGGAGGTACCGGCCGCCACCCTGTACCAGCGCCCCACGGCGCGCTCGCTCGCGGAACTGTTGGGCGAGGGCGACGCGGCGGCCCGCGAGCGCGCGGAGAAGCTGGCGAAGCGCAAGGAAGAAATGAGCCGCCGCAATCAGTGGCTCCACCGCAGGCAGCGATAGCAGCGCGAGCGCGAGCACGCGCGCATCGCCCACACCCCCCGAAAGAAATCACCATGGCCGACATCAACGAGACCGACGAGTCCTCCTACGAGGGACTGGCCATTGCCGTCATCGGCATGGCCGGCCGCTTCCCCGGCGCGAAGGACGTGGAGCAGTTCTGGAAGAACCTCTGCGCGGGCGTGGAGTCCATCGTCCCACTCACCGAAGACGAGCTCCGCGCCGCGGGCGTGCCCGCCGAGGAGCTGGGCAACAGCCGCTACGTGAAGGCGGCGCCGGTGCTGGATGGCGTGGAGAACTTCGACGCGGGCTTCTTCGGCTACACGCCGCTGGAGGCGCGCGTCATGGACCCGCAGCAGCGCCTGCTGCTGGAAGTCTCGTGGGAGGCGCTGGAGAACGCGGCCTATGACCCGGACAAGCACCCGGGTGAGCGCATCTCCGTCTTCGCCGGCACCCGCACCAGCACGTACCTCTTCCACGTGCTGGCCAACCGCGCCGCGCTCCAGCCGCAGGACAGGCTGCTGGTGGAGCTGGGCAACGACATGTCGTCGCTGGCCACGCGCGTCTCGTACAAGCTCAACCTCACCGGCCCCAGCACGATGGTGCAGACGGCGTGCTCCACGTCGCTCGTCGCCATCCACCTCGCCTGCCAGAGCCTGCTGATGGGCGAGTGCCGCATGGCCCTGGCCGCGGCCACCGCCGTCAACGTGCCGCACCGCTCGGGCTACACCTACGAGCCGGGCAGCATGCTCTCTCCGGACGGCCACGTGCGTCCCTTCGACGCGAAGGCCGAGGGCACCGTCTTCGGCAGCGGCGCGGGCGTGGTGGTGCTCAAGCGCCTGCAGGACGCGATTGCCGACGGCGACAACGTCCTGGCCGTCGTGCGCGGCACGGCCGTGAACAACGACGGCTCGCACAAGGCGTCCTTCACCGCGCCCAGCGTGGAGGGCCAGACGGAGGTGCTGATGGAGGCGCTGGCGTGCGCCGGGCTGGACGCGGACGCCATCAGCTACCTGGAGGCCCACGGCACCGGCACGTCGCTGGGAGACCCCATTGAAATCCTCGCGCTCAACAACGCGTGGCGCGCGAGCACGGACAAGAAGGGCTTCTGCAAGCTGGGCACGGCGAAGGGCAACGTGGGCCACCTCGACGTGGCCGCGGGCATGGCGGGCTTCATCAAGACGGTGATGCAGCTCCAGCACCGCAAGCTGCCGCCGATGCTGAACTTCACGCAGCCCAACCCGCAAATCGACTTCCCCAACAGCCCCTTCACCGTCAACACCAAGCTGACGGACTGGGCGGGCCCGGCGGGTCCGCTGCGCGCGGGCGTCAGCTCGTTCGGCTTCGGCGGCACCAACGCGCACGTCATCGTGGAGGAGGCACCGAAGGCCGAGGCCTCCGGCCCCTCGCGTCCCGCGCAGCTCGTGGTGCTGTCCGCCCGCAGCGAGGCGGCGCTCGACGCGGCCACCGACAACCTCGCCGCGTGGCTGAAGGAGCGCCCCGCCGCGTCGCTGGCGGACGTGGCCTTCACGCTCCAGATGGGCCGCAAGGACTTCGACCACCGCCGCGTGCTGGTGGCCCGCACCACGCAGGACGCCGCGGAGACGCTGGCCTCGCGCGAGCTCACGCGCATCTTCACGGGCGTGCGCGAGGTGGGAGACAGGCCGGTGGTCTTCATGTTCCCCGGCCAGGGCGCGCAGCACGTGAACATGGCGCGCGAGCTGTACGACAGCGAGCCCGCCTTCCGCGCCGAGGTGGACACCTGCGCGGAGAAGCTGAAGCCGCACCTCGGGCTGGACCTGCGCACCGTCCTCTACCCCGCCCCCGGCGGCGAGGCCGAGGCGACGAAGAAGCTGGAGGGCACCGCGCTCACCCAGCCCGCGCTGTTCGTCATCGAGTACGCGCTGGCGAAGCTGTGGATGGCCTGGGGCGTGAAGCCGCGCGCCATGGTGGGCCACAGCATCGGCGAGTACGTGGCCGCGCACCTCGCGGGCGTCTTCACGCTGGATGACGCGCTGGCGCTGGTGGCCGCGCGTGGCCGGCTGATGCAGTCGCTGCCCGCGGGCTCGATGCTCGCGGTGCCGCTGCCGGAGGCGGACGTCACGCCGCTGCTGGAGGGCAAGCTGGACCTCGCGGCCGTCAACGGCCCCGCCATGTGCGTGGTGGCCGGCCCCACCGAGGCGGTGGACGCGCTGGAGGCGAAGCTCTCCGCGCGCGGCGTGCAGGCGCGCAGGCTGCACACGTCGCACGCGTTCCACTCCGCGATGATGGACCCCATCCTCGCGCCCTTCACGGACGCGGTGCGCCGCGTGCGCCTCCAGGCGCCGAAGCTGCCCTACGTGTCCAACGTGACGGGCACGTGGATTGACGCCGCGCAGGCCACGGACCCGGCGTACTGGGCCCGCCACCTGCGCCAGCCGGTGCGCTTCGCGCAGGGCCTGCGCGAGCTGCTGAAGGACTCCGCGGACGTGCTGCTGG comes from Pyxidicoccus parkwaysis and encodes:
- a CDS encoding type I polyketide synthase codes for the protein MPTDIAADEQDIAIIGMTGRFPGAPDLDAFWQNLRNGVESIRAVPDAELEALGVDASLRKDASWVKASAALEGMELFDAGFFGYTPREAELMDPQHRVFLECCWEALERAGYAPEGYKGAIGVFGGAPTNTYLLHNLVPNADQLSMLDQVQIDVANGADFLNTRVAYKFNLRGPSYSISSACSTSLVATHVAVQSLLNEECDIALAGGVSVHVKHPEGYRYLPGGIVSPDGHCRAFDAKADGTVFGSGAGVVVLKRLKDALEDGDFIHAVIKGSAINNDGSVKVGYTAPSVEGQAAVISEALGAAGVEPESIGYVEAHGTGTKMGDPIEVRALTKAFRPRKAAASPVATATRKIPIGSVKSNIGHLANAAGVSSLIKAVMSLEHRELVPSLHVEQPSPEIDFDNTPFYVNAKLEPWPANPKHPRRAGVSSFGVGGTNAHVVIQEAPALPPSGPSRKAQVLMLSARSATALDAATQRLVKHLRAHPEQSLADVAYTLQVGRQPMSHRRVLVCTDRDDALTALEAEGTPRCLTDAPQVQDRPVAFLFPGQGSQYVGMARGLYDAEPVFREHLDTCATHLLPHLGLDLRTLLYPDAAGVEEAAKKLGQTAFTQPALFAVEYALARLWMSWGVKPQAMLGHSVGEYVAACLAGVFELKDALALVAKRGQLMQSLPAGSMLSVQLPEDELRPHLTPELSLAAVNGPRLTVVAGPSESIAALQAKLEPMGIGVSKLHTSHAFHSAMMDPILPAFTEAVRAVKRNPPKLQFLSNVTGAWIEPAQATDPAYWAQHLRQAVRFDAGLRVLAQKPQLALLEVGPGTTLTSLARQQPGAETRVALACTRHPRETNADDVTVLVTALGKLWLNGVHPDWAGFTKKEQRRRLPLPTYPFERQRYWIDARPGTGLNAARPAASTATTASPEKKTDASDWYYVPSWKRAPLPRTAEAAGPATGVRSWLVFADASGVGDALVDRLTRAGHAVARVVPGTGFAHLNDGSFTVDPKRREDYVALLDALAQQGHAVGGVVHLWGIHAANVLREVVLDTGLHSLLSLAQATGAKGQTEPQPWFVVASGATNVERADTLVPELAAMLGPCRVIPQEYPHLTCRLVDVTAPGRSKDAATLADQLLSELFRGAAEPVVAWRGRQRWVQTFEPVRLHEDAASSQPLRIQGTYLITDGLEGPGHVLALDLAKSFQARLALVEGPGFPAREEWAQWLATHEPTDATRRKVEAAQALESAGATVLVVGVDATDAAQLQGAVARTTERFGRIDGVIHAASGLRGAMFGTIQDLGPEQRAAHFEPGVNGLRALAAALPSDGLDFVLLMSSLSSVLGGLGQVANAAASAFMDAFAEARTDTGTVPWHSVGWDAWKLDESAALGALAKFALTPAEGVDATRRILAGTSGGPIAVCTADLASRRRQSARSSSQTQASATPGGRKAHPRPALSTAYVAPRNDLERTLATVLQGVLGIDPLGIDDNFFELGADSLLAVQASAQLRQALQVEVPAATLYQRPTARSLAELLGEGDAAARERAEKLAKRKEEMSRRNQWLHRRQR